Below is a genomic region from Lutra lutra chromosome 5, mLutLut1.2, whole genome shotgun sequence.
CGTAAAAGGTCTTTGGGTCAGGGCGCGGCGTTCCCAGGGGCCAGCGACCCCCGGCGTCGGGCTCGCGCGGCCCGGCTCCTCCCGGCGGCCGGCGGTGAGACGGGGACACTGCGTCTGGCGGCCCTGGCTCCCCCCGCCGCTACACCGGCCGCGACTTCCAGGGCGCGCGGGCGTCGCGCAGCGAACGGTCGTGGGGCAGGGCGGCGAAGGCCGAGTGGCGCAGCTGGCAGCCGATGAAGAGGACGACGAGCGCCACggacagcagcagcaggaagaagaGCAGCAGGTAGGTGGGCAGGTCGGGCTTTGTGGCCGCGCCGTCCCGCATGCCGCGCGCCGTGGCCAGCTCCAGCGGCAAAGCGCCCTCTGCCTTGACCGTGGCTGCCAGGGCCAGCGCGCCGCCTCCAGCCGCCTCGGGGCCGGCCGTGGCGTTGAACACGTCTCCGTACATGGCCCGCGGGGCCGCCGACCCCGGCCCGACCGCCTCACTGGGTGTCTTGCCGACCAGCGCCGCCGGGCGCCTCCATGGCGCGCCCCTCCCGCCCTGATGCGCGCACCTGACCGGGAGCCGGTGCCTTCGGGTCAACCCGGGCCGCGTCGCTCCCTCGTCCCCGCGCTCAGCTGCCGTCCCGGCGGGGCGGCGGGCCCCGGGGCTCGGAGCTGGACGGCCCCGCGCGATTAACCCTCGGTCTTTTCCCGGGTCTTGCCGTCGCCCCCCGCGCTGCCAGTCACCCGGCTCGCGGGTTTGGAGCCGCTCTCTGGGCTCCGGCCCCCCGCTCCGGTCAGCTCCAGGCTCGGGGCTTCCCTAGGCTGCAGCGGCGGCGAGAGGTGCCCGGCGAGTGTGGCCGCAGTTCGCGTGCCTGCTCCCCGCCCGGACGCCAGGTGCACCGAGGGCGGGCGGCCGGGAGTTCTTCGGCGCCGCCGCGGCCGCTGCGTCTCGGATCGGGCAGTCCTGCAGCCGCGAGTCCCTATTCAGATGCCTAGTGTGCGGTGAGCTCGCTTTTCCTGCTGCGCTCCTGTCTTGAGCAGGAGACTGCGCT
It encodes:
- the SMIM32 gene encoding small integral membrane protein 32; translation: MYGDVFNATAGPEAAGGGALALAATVKAEGALPLELATARGMRDGAATKPDLPTYLLLFFLLLLSVALVVLFIGCQLRHSAFAALPHDRSLRDARAPWKSRPV